GTGATTCACAAAACATGCCCAAGCGTAGTATTCTACCAATGTTTCTAATTTTGAAGACTTAAATCAATTACATGGCTATACAAATGatagtattctccaagattctGAAACTTTAATTCCAGTTCAATCTGATGTAAGTTTCTTCGCTTTTATAGTCTTTGGTCCTCTTATCTTGGTAGCAAGTCCATCTACAACGCTGTATTGTCTTTGTTCCTCTTATCATCTGGTCCAGCTACTTGGTGCATCAATAGATTTGTTTGATAGGTAACATGTGGCTTTCATGTTACAGTACCTCAAAATCTCAGTTTGTAGTTCTTGTGTTTCTAGTCTGCCACAACAGTAGCATGGTAGGTTTCTTtcctcccaaaaaaaaacagcagcatGGTAGGTTTAGTTTATTCCTGGCAAGTTCATTAATTTCAAGTACTTTGTTAATTAATTCATGCTCTGTTCTTTTCCTTGGTCCCTGGTACAATTGCAATTTGCCTTGTGCAGTTCGATTCAGAACTTTCAGTTCAGTGACAATTCGCTTCCTGTGAAGTGTTATTTTCATGCCACAGTGAGCATCATCATTGTTTGTCTAGTGGTTTTTATTTCCATGTTTACTTCTTCAAACTAGTTCTGTTGGAAGGTAAAACAACATCAGTTGGGTACATATTTAGTGTCTTGGATGTTGTCATCTAGTACCAGTTACGAGATTTCAAGTAAGGCTGTTAATTTCAGTTCAATAGATCATTAGCAGTGTTGTAAGCTCTCAGTCCTATCTGTATGCTTTTTGGATAGCACTTGGATTGATCTTTATGCAAGTTGGTGCTACTTTCCCCCAACTGTTAGATTGTGTTTTATTTCCGTATTGCATCAAAATTTCTCTATCCATTATTGTCATGTGCTGGTTAAATACATATTTTCCtaaataacttattttttgaAGGAATATAAATGTTCATGTAAGAGTCCAAATAATTTATCTCATTTGTATAGCTGCCTAGTAGTATTTTTGTGAGTGACCCTAGGACCCCCTATGGGATATGTTAACAAGTCAATGCCAGTCAAATTATGTTAACAACATATGCCAATTAACTGTTTAACTGTCTATTTGGCCCGCTCAAGTATTTAACAATACAAGCTAATTTTATTTACAGTTGTCCATTTCCTGTAAATTGTATTATATTGTCATGTAAatgaattttaaattttgaaggTTGTGTTTGCATCTGAGGGGTTATTCAGTTagaaaaataaatttgttaTCTGATTGACTATAGAAAAATTTGTTCAACTATTTTTATTTTGGCTCGATTTCATTCTTTTGAAGGTTGTGTTTGCATACGAGGGGTTACTCACTTAGGAAATAAATCTGTTATCTGACTGACTATAGAAAAATTTGTTCAGCTATTTTTATTTTGGCCTAATTTCATTCTTTTGAAGGTTGTGTTTGCATCTGAGGGGTTACTCACTTGGAAAATAAATTTGTTATCTGATTGACTATAGAAAAAAAGTTCATCTGTTGGTATTTTGGCCTTCTTTCATTCTTTTTAATCAGGTATATatcaataaatatatatattgaGTCTAATTTAGTGTGCTCTAGCATTTACATCACAATTTTCTCTAATTTACAGTGCTTCAGTCACTGTTATCTGTTTAAGTGTGAAATGTAAATCAGATAAAGTTTCGATTTTGAAATCTGGAAGGTTGTATTTGCATTTTAGGGGTTCCTCAGGGTTACAAAATTGTGATTTGCTTGTTCATTTGCTTGTCTTATCTGAATCAAGATATAGGTTATTCAATAGGTTCATTTTTTATATTCTTTACTTAATCTTTGcttataaatattttattttgaaatgCAACTTCGTCACCTTTGTGGAAAGGCTTTTGTTAGAGATGATGTTCTGATGACCAGGGACAATATGACCTATCTTGGTATCCAAGAAGGTGATCAGGACTGTCTAGTTGTAGCTTGGTCCGTTACTAATGAAAATAACAACCGGTTCATGACCATAGTTCGTGCTTTGGAGAGGATAGCTGATTCTGCTATTGTTGCTTTGTTCCGGATCCAGTGCGCAAGTTTGGATTCATCCTTTGTCTTGATGATGAGAAGGCGCAGTCACTTCGTGGACACTATGGTACAGTTGGACTGGACAAGGTCTTCATTGATCTGGTGAGCAGTGTGCAACAAGTAATGCCTTTTGCAGCACCATGATATCTGCCAGCACCCAAGGGTTTCAAAGTAATCTGATTTTCAGatgttaagaagtgaaatgagaAACCCTTCGGATGTCTTTTGGTACTGAAATGTGCAACTATATATATGCAGCAGTCAAATGCCTCTTTGTTTGTGTAATATGCAAATCTGTAGCTGCATTATCAACATATCTgcttttctatgatttatgCAAAATTCTAGATGAAGCATCCAGATGTACTTTGTCTATGAACTATGCTAATTATGGATACTCTAATTATCTATGAACAACTCTATATATTGTAATGTTATTGTTGGAATTTAGCTAATCTTCAATGGTGTTTTGAGCCTTCTAGTTAACATTTTTTATTTATGGTTGTGTGATATATCAAGTCCTCTAATAGCACTGAATTTTTTGGTTCACTATAATCGTGTCTACTTTTGTTATTACCATTCAAATGTTATAATATGTCTTTTTATGCTATTGATATTATGGACCGTTTGATTATAATATGATGGTTTAGAAAATCGTGTGACAGATCACCTCCCagcacatgattttttttccctcaaaaCCGAGTGTTTTAGTCAACAAAATTACTCGAGTGCTGGTACCCCACAAAATGCTCGAGTTACGTAAAGACAGACCCGTTTGTATATCAATATGCTCTCCTGCCTTTAGGTCGTTACATATATTTCTTATCGAACTAGTAATTTCACAGTTATTTCAACCAAACAATTTTCAACCTTTTTATAGCTCACAGCAGTTTTTTCATAActcacagctcacagcagcttttccacaGCTTACAGCTCAACCAAACGTATCCTTAGGCTTCTTGGTCTTAGCCTGTTCATTAACAGCCGATGAGACCCAAATCACCCATGTGTCGAACTGGATTTTGGCCGTCTTAGACAAGAAGGGTCCAAACAGGATTCAGTTAACAATAACATTATATTATTAAGTTTTTTCTTTACAACGGTACCTTATTAGTAAGTTTAGCCCTCCATTTTTTAATTAACTAGCTTTATCTAAGCATTATATATTTATGAACGAGGTAGTATATTAGAAGCTCACGTTCCCAACACTACGGCTGCACCAAAGAACACAAATAAAACACTCCTACATCTATTCCACCGGCACAGGCACTCGAACTACTGGAACAAGCCGGAGGTCTTGAAGCCGCCGGGCCGTGACTCCCATTTCCTCCGTCATGTCCAGATCTGCAGCCTCCATCCCAAGCGGGAGCTCCCAATCAAAATGGTAAAGGAGGCCAGCGAGTGCAAGCTCCAGATGCACGAGCCCAAACGCCATTCCCGGGCACATCCTCCGTCCCGCCCCGAACGGTATGAACTCGAAGTCCGTCCCCTTGAAATCAATCTTTCCATCCTCAAATCTTTCGGGCACAAATTCCTCCGGCTTGTCCCAGTATTTGGGGTCCCTGGCGATGGCCCACGCGTTCACGAACACTATGGTGCCTGCTGGCACGTCGAATCCTAGCACCTGGCATGAGTTCCGGCACTCTCGTGGAAGTAGAAGTGGCAGGGGTGGATGCAGCCGAAGAGCCTCCTTGATCACTAGGCGCATGTAATGGAGATCGCCAAGGTCATCCTCTGTTACTGTTTGCCGTCCGGCAAGTGCTCGTCGGACCTCGTCTTGCGCCTTCTGCATCACTCTCGGGTTCCTCATGAGCTCGGCCATGATCCATTgcagcgccgtcgccgccgtctcgcTGCCTCCGGCGAACATGTCCTGCACGACCACACGTAGCCAAATTTCTTATTCTGCATCAGTGAGAAAACCTTTGTTTGTTTAAGATTCAAGAGTGTGACTGTGTGAGTGCTTACTCCGACCACTGACTTGATGTTGTCAGTGGTGAGTGGCACCGGCAGATCGCCTTCCGTCTGGATCCTCAGGAGCACGTCGAGCAGGTCCTccttgccgtcgccgtcgtcagcTGCTCTGCTCTCCTCGTGGTCCCGGACCAAGGCGTCCATGAACACAACCGTCTCCTGCCGGTGCTGCTTCATCCGGCCGGGCATTCGGCTGACGAGCATGGCGAGGCGTGACGACGGGAAGAGGTCCGGCAAGCTCAACTTGGCGAACAGCTTGAGCCCGCGCTCTAGCATGGCCAGGAACGTGTCCCGGTCCTTGAACCGGCTCCCGATGATGGCGCGCACCGAGGAGTCGGCCGCGTACACGGACAGCAGCTCGCTCAGGTTCACCgcccacgccggcggcgccgccgacgccacggcgcggaggagccggccggcctcctcctcgcggACGGGCCTGAAGGACTGGACGCGGCGGGCGCTGAGCAGCTCGACGGTGCAGATCCTGCGGGTctgcctccacccgccgccgtagGGCGCGAAGATGATGCCCTCGGCGCCGTCGGGGATGACCAGCCGCACCATCCGCGTCACGGGGCGCGTCGCGAAGTCGAGGTCGCGCGCCCGCATCACCTCCCGGGCGGCGTCCGCGgaggaggcgacgacgacggggagACCGCTGAGGCGGAGCAGCATGAGCTCGCCGTGGCGCGCCGCGAGGTTGCGCATGGCGCGGTGCGGAAGCGCGCCCGCGAGGTGGTGCAGGTGGCCGATCACCGGGAGCGCCCACGGCGACGGGGgcagccgcgcgccgccgcctcgccctcgccggcgcgaCACCGCACGGTGGAGCCACAGGAATGAGACGACGGCAAGgagtgggaggaggagcagcaggtgcAGCGGGAGCGACGCCATGGCCGCAGCCATGGTGGCTGGTGCTCGAATGATTGAGTGGATGGAAGAAGCAGAGCACAAGTCAAGTGTTGCTTTGACAATTATCCCAAAAGACAGAAAGTGCTGCCCCGGCTTTGTGAGGCAGCAAATCCATGTGGATTCCTAGTCTTATGTACAGTGACTTTTTACTCAAAGAACAGGTCATGATGTTGATCTTATTTATACTCACAAATACTAGTGATAGTTCATTGGTTTCTTTTTGTCATATTCCATGTAAAAGTTTCTTGGTATTTTGGCTGCTTTCATTTAGAGTGGCCCCATTTCTTTAGATCATCTTATGTTGGAATGCTTGAATCTGCCTTCAAGTTGTAGGAATTCTGTCTGTTTGACCAAGTATTCGATTGATTAGAGCGTAAAATAAGCTACAAATTGTTGCAATATGGTAGTGGATCGCATCACGGGGCGGTCCTCAGCCCCTGAACTAGCATATAGTAGAAAATTAGTAAAGCAACATGCTTACACTAGTATTAAACAGCGTGCATCAGAACAAATTAAACAAGGACCCCAAACATTTCTGGACATGAACAGCTCCAGGTTTGAACGAAACAAAAGATTCCAAAGCT
Above is a genomic segment from Setaria viridis chromosome 4, Setaria_viridis_v4.0, whole genome shotgun sequence containing:
- the LOC117851733 gene encoding zealexin A1 synthase, yielding MAAAMASLPLHLLLLLPLLAVVSFLWLHRAVSRRRGRGGGARLPPSPWALPVIGHLHHLAGALPHRAMRNLAARHGELMLLRLSGLPVVVASSADAAREVMRARDLDFATRPVTRMVRLVIPDGAEGIIFAPYGGGWRQTRRICTVELLSARRVQSFRPVREEEAGRLLRAVASAAPPAWAVNLSELLSVYAADSSVRAIIGSRFKDRDTFLAMLERGLKLFAKLSLPDLFPSSRLAMLVSRMPGRMKQHRQETVVFMDALVRDHEESRAADDGDGKEDLLDVLLRIQTEGDLPVPLTTDNIKSVVGDMFAGGSETAATALQWIMAELMRNPRVMQKAQDEVRRALAGRQTVTEDDLGDLHYMRLVIKEALRLHPPLPLLLPRECRNSCQVLGFDVPAGTIVFVNAWAIARDPKYWDKPEEFVPERFEDGKIDFKGTDFEFIPFGAGRRMCPGMAFGLVHLELALAGLLYHFDWELPLGMEAADLDMTEEMGVTARRLQDLRLVPVVRVPVPVE